ATTTGCAGAATTATTTTCCCCAGTAGCAACTCATCCTTCAGCCCCAAAAGCGTCTAATATTCCATATAAACAAACTGGATTACCGCATATTCATGGTTCTATGCAAGGTCCGACTTTTCCCGGCCTAGAAAAAAAGATCAACTTGAGACCATCTTCTTCGCTTCAAGATTTGCCTACTTATAGCCGACTTGATCTCGAAGGTGGTGGTGTTATCCCCGGGTCAGAACAAAGTTTTTTCTTTGGAAAAGATAATTTTGGATCAAGTTTTCTTAAAGAAAAGGCATCACCTGGAATTACATATGGACAGAAAAAGTGGGTGCGAGTTATCTGTGTTCTCTTGTTTTTATTTCTGTGTGCATGTCTTGCATTTGCCCTGCAATCTCTGTACTCAACTTGGTTTAGTGGGCAATCCAAATTTTATGTTGTTCTTGATTGTGGTAGCACTGGAACCCGTGTTTATGTATATCAAGCATCTGTTCATCACAAAAAAGATGGCAATCttcctatttttttaaaatcattgcCTGAAGGGCTACAGAGGACCCAGAGTGGGCGAGCTTACGACAGAATGGAAACAGAGCCAGGATTTGACACATTAGTACATAATATCTCTGGGTTGCGCAATGCGATCAAACCTCTTATCCAATGGGCTGAGAAGCAAATTCCTAAAAATTCACATAAAACTACTTCTCTCTTTCTTTATGCCACAGCAGGAGTTCGCAGGCTGCCAAATTCAGAATCTGAATGGCTCCTTGGTAATGCTTGGTCGATTCTGGAGAGTTCACCTTTTTTGTGCAAAAAGGAGTGGGTTAAAATTATCACCGGCATGGAGGAAGCTTATTATGGATGGATTGCTTTAAATTATCACACTGGTGCCTTAGGATCTATTCCTAAGGAAACATACGGTGCACTTGACTTGGGTGGCTCATCGTTGCAGGTTACATTTGAAGGCGAGCAGGTTAACCATGATGATACGAGCCTAAAATTGAGCATTGGCTCTGTTAATCATCATCTTAGAGCATACTCTCTTGCCGGATATGGGCTCAATGATGCATTTGACAAATCTGTTGCTCATCGTCTCAAGCAACTTCCGCAGATCACTAATGAAGATTTGGCTGGTGGAAATCTTGAAATTAAGCATCCATGTTTACAGACTGGTTACAAAGAGCCATACTCATGTTCACGTTGCGCATCTATTCACCAAAATGGAAGTCCTCCAATCAGTGGTAAAAAACTGAGTAAAGGAGGAAAGGCTGGAGTTCCAGTTCAGCTAGTTGGAGCTCCAAACTGGGAGGAATGTAGTGCACTGGCTAAAGTTGCCGTTAATTTGTCTGAATGGTCAGATCATAGTCCAGGAATTGATTGTGAGCTGCAACCATGTGCACTTGCCAGTAATCTGCCTCGTCCCATTGGTCAGTTCTACGCCATGTCCGGATTTTATGTGGTTTACCGATTTTTTAACTTGAAGACCAATTCTGCTCTCGACAATGTACTGGAGAAGGGCCGtgaattttgtgaaaaatcttGGGATTTGGCTAGAAACAGTGTTGTTCCTCAGCCTTTTATTGAACAATATTGCTTCAGGGCACCTTATGTCGTTCTCCTTCTGCGAGAAGGATTGCACATTACAAATAGCAATGTAATTATCGATTCTGGAAGTATTACTTGGACACTTGGGGTGGCTTTATATGAAGCTGGAAAGGCATTTCCAGTTGGGGGAAAGATTCTTAGTTATGGATTGTTGCGAATGAAGATGAATCCATATATTTTTTCTGCCATTTTGTTTGCTTCCCTGTTCATCCTGCTATGTGCACTTGCTTGTGTGGGCAGTTGGTGGCCCAAATTTTTTCGAAGGTCATATCTCCCACTTTTCAGGCATAATAGTGTACCATCCATGTCGGTTCTCAATATTCCTTCTCCTTTCAAGTTTCAGCGCTGGAGTCCTATCAATACAGGTAATAATCTTCTTTATATGCATTTTATGATGCATTTTATATGCATTTTATGATGCGGTCTGTACTTAATGTATGAAATATATTTATCATATAATATACTTTCTGAAACCACATTCATACTATTTCAAAAATCCAGATTTATTATCAGTTTTAGTTGATCTTACGTTTTCGTTTGTAATTCACATTCGGGTTTCCACAACAAAAATTCTTGATTCAAACATAGATTTGCGGCCTCAGAATGAACAAGTAGGAACTAATGCCTGCCAAAATGGAAAAATCTTAGGTATATTTAAATATGGTTCTTGTTGTGTAGAGGATACATTTTCTACTTTAGATGTCATGGTATTTCTGGAAACTTTGGTGAAGGATCGTTCGCTGAGCATCTTTcggatgcttcaaacataatattctccaatgagctgcaataactcgtgttctaagaatgttaacatcgatgaattaaatcgagttttgtTTTAagaccaagcggaaaatactcgaagtaTTCCTTAGTGAAGAAGCCTGTTATATTTGAAAATgatttaacttatgtaaactgaataacagAAAAAGGGTAGACcagtttttgcattcatcagttcagttatggtgacaactgaGCTGACGGAtactcttgctgatccaaacagtttgaaaacaacagttaatcagttaaatacacaagatatgtttatggatgttcggagatttcaactgctcctacgtcatctTTCTACTACCTCGtgtaggattcactagaagactttgatttatacaactacttgtactaacctactcagcttaggacttacgtactgcctaactgaactcctagccttgactgaaggcaacaccttccgaccaacacttctttaacgtctatgtgtcaaaaactacatacacaagtttaacgtctttgtgcaagactgtatttgggtGGTGGTgagagtgtttgtgtgtgtgagacTGAACAAGGATGTTCTCATACACTTAGGGAAATaagcttctaatctaagctgatagcACGCTGAAGTGTCTCTCTGGGCTTATTGCTTCTTGTAATTTAATATGCAATATGTGAGCTCTTTTTCTTTGTATCTTCACACATTCTTTCTGGTGTTTTCATTGATGCACAttgtcttcactgatcttcatcttccatttataggcgCGAAGTTAGATCGTAtagtgagactcaattattgtatccgttgcattttgaattcgctccttggactttgtgtctcgacttttcgatTGTCCTTTTAaagcgttttgtctttaatgctttgATGCAATGTTCATTATTGTCTTTTGACTGGACAAATGCTTCGTACCTTTGTGcgtagctggaatccactaaaaagaacttgttttgatctataactgaaagattctgactgatgctccgaactagtcagttgaactgatctacAGTTGGggtagtgaaatcagttgactcgtcagttgaactgatttcactctcatTCAGTTGAACTTGTcagttgggctcttcatcagttgaataCTCCTTCGGCtagccaggcttctgaggttctcctgctgaaccacctatcaactggacaatcagctgaactgctcaattgacgtaacagttagactgatttagtttgtgcgatcagttgAGTCTTCAGTTTGCGATGTAAACAGCTCGTAACTGATCCTAGCTTCTGCACACTGAGGTAGATTATTAGTgatacaaaataacaagttttgttaacatcaaaatcaagattgcgaacttgaaaagttccaacattgAGTCAATCAAAAATTGACCGCatgttaaaatttaattaaatatatttgtgttaattaatattttgataGTACTCGAGtatattaaaatttagaaataaTAGCTTTTGGCTAAAatgtaaagaaaatatttttgggattgataaaagattaaatttaaaaatactgATGCATTAAAATGTACTGTAAGGAAATAATTTGAAAATGGGAAGTAAACTTGTTTTCCATATCTGAATAATGGGAAATACAACCAAGCACAGGCTTAGAAAGTCTCCAAGATTAAATTTGCTTTTATCAATTTGTTTTAGACAATTCTCGTCTTTGTATTTAGAGAAGACGTATATACATCATCAGTCTAATATCTATTCTTGTGTTTTCAGGAGATGGAAGGTTCAAGACATCCCTAAGTCCAACAGCTGCAAGTACACAAGAAAGACCATTCGATAATGGACTTGGTTTTGGTCGTGCAACCATGCAGTTCCCCGAACCGTCCTTGTTTTCTTCATCTAGTAGTGTGGCACATACTTATTCGTCAGGCAGCTTAGGACAGATGCAATTTGACAACAATAACCTCAATTCGTACCGTACTTCCCACAGAAGTCAAATGCATCTCCAGAGTAGAAGATCTCAATCTCGAGAAGATCTTAATTCTTCAACTGTTGAAGCACACGTACCGAAGATCTAAGGGTTCCGTTGGTTAAAGTAACTATCTTGGATGGTCAGCAGCTTCAAGATATGGTTTCAATGGCAGTATAGAAGTTGGCTTCTCAGAACTGGGTTTCACCTTGAAAGAGGCCTCAAATATTGGATGAAACCGTGTTTTGGTAGACGATATTTCAGATACTGTAAATACTTTAAGTTCAAGCTTCGCTGACTCGTTCTAACATTGTCACTGAAGCTTTGACCGGGGCGACAAGGGCAAAGCGAGTAGTGACAGCATTACTGAGAGCTGCAGCATTATATACGGAAGTCGACTTTGTAGCATGTAGTATAGACGAGGGACAACATTCAGTTTaactttaaaatgatttttattcacTTCATTCATCTATGGATTCAGAGTGGAAAGTTGAGACGGTTTATCATTCACAAATTCTGGAAATTGAGACGAAGTTCGGGTATTGCTCCTGTAAAAGTTTTGGAAAGTGATGTGatacgttttttttttttttttttttttttttggttcttCAGCTGATGCGAGTAAGAAGATATGTttcattttgtatgaaataTGAGATTAAAGGTTTTAAGAAAATTTGGGTTTAGGTGGAATGAATATTCGAATTTGACTCGATTTAAATCTTGTAAGCTTGAGTTCGACTTGAACTCGATCAagtatttaatttcaagtcCGAACTCGACTCGTGAAAATATCGAGTTACTCGAGCTCATGTTCGAAAATACTGTAGCTTAATTTTAGAACTTAAATTTTGTATTTATATGAACACAAATAATCTTAAATTATATAGATTTTTATGTATTTCCTCGAGTAGAAACAATTAAAGCTTGAACTCGACTCGAGCTTGTCAAAACAAACTCGAGCTGTGTTTTGATCAAGTGTTCATGAGCTATTCATATATAACTTTGACTCGTTTGGGTGTCACAATGAATGCAATGCCCAGATACCTAGGATCATCTTCTTATGTGCACTAATGCTTGTTTAATCTTCGTGATAAGaactttataattctcgacatCAAATGAGAATTTGATCTCcatttttaattagttaaaatGACATACAAGAAATTCCTAAAATGACGAATATTTTTCAGTACAATTTGATAGTTATACATGGAATATTTTTATAGGCGTGTAGATAGCCTCGTAGAATACAAATATGATAGAGGCATCGAATATTTTTACAAGCATGGATACAAGTAGACGTCAGTATTTATCTTTTTACTTGAATGTTGAATTTTTCTAAATTGTCGATGgaatgaatttatttatttttaattagtcATGTTAACAATTTAGAGTTCATCTTTCCTTGCGCAGTCCTCTTACAAAGTATTTGCTTGAGTTGTTGGTTAGCTACGCCAGGTTCAAAATCTGGAATTTAATAGACATGATTAATTAATATCAAATTGAAAGTCTAAACATGAGAGataaaacacacaaaaataaCATTCAAAGGTAATCACATTAATTAATAGAATATCTGCACAACTTGAGAAAACTAGATAATGACCTGAAACAAGCACACACCAAACAAATTAAATAATGCCAAATtccttattttttctttttgttcacGGTAAGCACTAGATGAATAAACTTCAAAAACTTTACTAGATATTGACTCCAAGGAATACTCTCACCTTAGCATGAAGTCAGCTCATACGAAATATATAACGAGAACATACAACAAATACCCCCAGCTTAAAAACGAGGAAACGAAGTGTAATTACCTCAGATGGACTGAAAATAGCACAAGCTTGATCAGTTGTATTTAATAAGGATGCTTCCTTGTACAAGTCAAGTTTGCATAGAAACCACATAACCAACACATCCCATGATGTAAAATTCAAACCCCAAGTTCTTGAGTTATTTCATTTAGTATAGTTTCCTTGAGTTTCTCAACATATGGTTCCTGACTCTTCCTAATAGACCATAGTCCATTTAAAAAAGGCAGCATTCAACATTCACCAAGTCTAAGAACATAATCCTCAAAGCTCTGCAAACATAGTTCTTCAAGATGGTATGAAATAATCTATGTTGTAGTTTTGACAACAATCATGGAATCTCAATAGTATGTCACTTGCACAACTTTAACATCACTACAAAAGCTCGATGGCGTCCTGGTCCAAGGTTTCCTTGCCCACTAAAAAGGAACATTGCAAATGATACATCACTAGCTGAGGCTCGAAAAACctataattatataaaaaaacaaatgCAAAATTTGAAGCATGATTAATATAACAGTACAGTTAGACATAAAAGGTGCACAACAGTTATCGATCATATCCATAATCTCTAATGAAAAGCTTCGCAGAAAGATAATCAAAGTTGTAGATAACACATCTTGTTTGTAGATTATGTGATGCATATTAGAAAGAAAACGCAAACAACACATCTTGTTTGTAGATTATGTGATGCATATTAGAAAGAAAACGCAAACGAGATTGGAATGAATTTCTTAACaccttgaaatttttttatttggttCTACACCTCTTCGTAAGAAGCAAGAAGAAATATGTTCCACACAGAAGAGAGATTAACATGTTGCATGTTTCATACACGAGTAAAGATCATTAAAGCAATTATTAAAAGGCAAATCTGAGTTACTTTAATTGGATATAAATCAGGGTGGTAATCCTCATCAAATAGTTCTGGAAATTTCTTTCTAGTTCTAATCCCTAGCTAATACATGTCGGCAACTGATAGGGTGGGTGTTGAGTTATGGTTGGTGGTTTGTGATTGTCATAATTATTACAAACATAAACCAAACATTAAGGTATAAATAGACATCACCTCCTCTCATTCTAattgtaaaggccctaaaactccttacttgaaaatttgcggaaaattaaaaattttctttttaaagaacttaaattgcctcattcataaaatcaattgataaatcaagttcaacgtttaaaaaaaaaatatagcagcggaagaaaataaagtttgccaacaacagcaatttaaaaatatccaacgactgataaaaatgtttgagcatcaaATAAAATGGCAAATGCTGAAattgaggtcctcgggtgccactactgccgacccaagctggctcactggtccccgccctcggccccctgctcatcagtacctacaacaatcaagtctagtgagtctaaagactcaacatgcatatatcgtagataacgagaaaatactgaa
This is a stretch of genomic DNA from Primulina eburnea isolate SZY01 chromosome 11, ASM2296580v1, whole genome shotgun sequence. It encodes these proteins:
- the LOC140804998 gene encoding probable apyrase 7, with the translated sequence MPVAGPLVSFVIMVFSKFAELFSPVATHPSAPKASNIPYKQTGLPHIHGSMQGPTFPGLEKKINLRPSSSLQDLPTYSRLDLEGGGVIPGSEQSFFFGKDNFGSSFLKEKASPGITYGQKKWVRVICVLLFLFLCACLAFALQSLYSTWFSGQSKFYVVLDCGSTGTRVYVYQASVHHKKDGNLPIFLKSLPEGLQRTQSGRAYDRMETEPGFDTLVHNISGLRNAIKPLIQWAEKQIPKNSHKTTSLFLYATAGVRRLPNSESEWLLGNAWSILESSPFLCKKEWVKIITGMEEAYYGWIALNYHTGALGSIPKETYGALDLGGSSLQVTFEGEQVNHDDTSLKLSIGSVNHHLRAYSLAGYGLNDAFDKSVAHRLKQLPQITNEDLAGGNLEIKHPCLQTGYKEPYSCSRCASIHQNGSPPISGKKLSKGGKAGVPVQLVGAPNWEECSALAKVAVNLSEWSDHSPGIDCELQPCALASNLPRPIGQFYAMSGFYVVYRFFNLKTNSALDNVLEKGREFCEKSWDLARNSVVPQPFIEQYCFRAPYVVLLLREGLHITNSNVIIDSGSITWTLGVALYEAGKAFPVGGKILSYGLLRMKMNPYIFSAILFASLFILLCALACVGSWWPKFFRRSYLPLFRHNSVPSMSVLNIPSPFKFQRWSPINTGDGRFKTSLSPTAASTQERPFDNGLGFGRATMQFPEPSLFSSSSSVAHTYSSGSLGQMQFDNNNLNSYRTSHRSQMHLQSRRSQSREDLNSSTVEAHVPKI